A single window of Nicotiana sylvestris chromosome 5, ASM39365v2, whole genome shotgun sequence DNA harbors:
- the LOC104213465 gene encoding uncharacterized protein, with amino-acid sequence MRNHENRPTDSTPLLEVDEMYSHYAKCGKDCDSIRGHGRRQGRNFHGVNHSPKRNNHQKWKGKDEKPKSNGSETKCYRCGGKEHWTNICRVPIYLVEIYQASLKNKNPEANFVSDNDFDIIHLDVTDFFEHPDGKMYHLIGDGSVVKDN; translated from the coding sequence ATGAGAAATCATGAAAACCGACCCACTGATTCTACACCATTGCTTGAAGTGGATGAGATGTATTCCCATTATGCTAAGTGTGGAAAAGACTGTGACTCTATTCGTGGTCATGGTCGTAGACAAGGAAGAAATTTTCATGGTGTTAATCATTCCCCAAAGAGAAATAACCACCAAAAGTGGAAAGGGAAAGATGAGAAGCCAAAATCAAATGGTTCAGAAACTAAATGCTATCGTTGTGGTGGAAAAGAGCATTGGACAAATATTTGTCGTGTACCAATATATTTGGTTGAGATTTATCAAGCATCTCTAAAGAATAAAAACCCTGAAGCCAATTTTGTCTCTGACAATGATTTTGACATTATCCACTTGGATGTGACAGACTTCTTTGAGCACCCTGATGGAAAAATGTACCATTTGATCGGTGATGGATCTGTGGTTAAAGATAATTGA